Proteins encoded within one genomic window of Myxococcus virescens:
- a CDS encoding DUF4055 domain-containing protein — protein sequence MAKSDVNAQSSAYKGMLPDWQLVLDLMGGTRAMREAGERHLPRHPRETLKAYRARLNRTFLFNYFTKVLGSLAAKPFAKPVRLGDAAPEELQALVDDVDRQGHDLTAWARPVFADGLAKAFTHFLVDFPVVDPEKVKTLEDEQRVGARPYFVHIPAEALIAAYSEVVDGVERLTHVRFRETEVRMAGYAEVVVERIRVLEPTQWEVHERVGNGGWKKVESGENQLGFIPLVTWYAGERKALMQARPPLLDLAFKNVEHWQSASDQRNVLTVARFPMLAASGVREEAGGEGQSEDGGKLTVSPHALLTTENPQGKFYYVEHGGAAISAGRQDLEDLKDEMAALGIELLVKRSGTATATEKSINEAKSQSELQAMAESFGDALELGLHFAARWMQLQVDDASLKVQVHTDFGLTEQDKQDLDVLFKARAKGDISREAFLAELKRRGVLAPDFDAALDADRLMSEGPALGTFRPAPSALGGGRAPAAAPASGGAA from the coding sequence GTGGCGAAGAGCGACGTGAACGCGCAGAGCAGCGCGTACAAGGGGATGCTGCCGGACTGGCAGCTGGTGCTCGACTTGATGGGGGGCACTCGGGCCATGCGCGAGGCAGGGGAGCGGCACCTGCCCCGCCACCCCCGTGAGACGCTGAAAGCGTACCGGGCGCGACTCAACCGCACCTTCCTCTTCAACTACTTCACCAAGGTGCTGGGGAGCCTTGCCGCCAAGCCCTTCGCGAAGCCCGTGCGGCTGGGCGACGCTGCGCCAGAAGAACTGCAGGCCCTGGTGGATGACGTGGACCGGCAGGGCCATGACCTCACGGCGTGGGCCCGCCCCGTCTTCGCGGACGGCTTGGCGAAGGCCTTCACCCACTTCCTCGTCGACTTCCCCGTGGTGGACCCGGAGAAGGTGAAGACGCTGGAAGACGAGCAGCGCGTGGGCGCCCGTCCCTACTTCGTCCACATCCCCGCCGAAGCCCTCATTGCCGCGTACTCCGAAGTGGTGGACGGGGTGGAGCGCCTCACCCACGTGCGCTTCCGGGAGACTGAGGTGCGGATGGCGGGCTACGCCGAGGTGGTGGTGGAGCGCATCCGCGTTCTGGAGCCCACGCAGTGGGAGGTCCACGAGCGCGTCGGCAACGGTGGCTGGAAGAAGGTGGAGAGCGGGGAAAACCAGTTGGGCTTCATTCCCCTCGTCACCTGGTACGCCGGCGAGCGCAAGGCGCTCATGCAGGCCCGGCCGCCGCTGCTGGACCTGGCCTTCAAGAACGTGGAGCACTGGCAGTCTGCCAGCGACCAGCGAAACGTCCTCACCGTGGCGCGCTTCCCGATGCTCGCGGCGTCTGGCGTCCGCGAGGAGGCGGGCGGCGAAGGCCAGAGCGAGGACGGCGGCAAGCTCACCGTCAGCCCGCATGCGCTGCTCACCACGGAGAATCCGCAGGGGAAATTCTACTACGTCGAGCACGGCGGGGCCGCCATCTCCGCGGGCCGGCAGGACCTGGAGGACCTGAAGGACGAGATGGCGGCGCTCGGCATCGAGTTGCTCGTCAAGCGCTCCGGCACGGCCACGGCCACCGAGAAGTCCATCAACGAGGCGAAGAGCCAGAGCGAGCTTCAGGCCATGGCGGAGAGCTTCGGGGACGCCCTCGAGTTGGGCCTCCACTTCGCGGCGCGGTGGATGCAACTCCAGGTGGATGACGCCTCGCTGAAGGTGCAGGTGCACACCGACTTCGGGCTGACGGAGCAGGACAAGCAGGACCTGGACGTCCTCTTCAAGGCGCGAGCGAAGGGCGACATTTCGCGCGAGGCCTTCCTCGCCGAGCTCAAGCGCCGGGGCGTCCTTGCGCCGGACTTTGATGCGGCCCTGGACGCTGACCGGCTGATGTCCGAGGGCCCGGCCCTGGGCACCTTCCGGCCCGCCCCCTCGGCGCTGGGCGGTGGGCGCGCGCCAGCCGCCGCTCCCGCTTCAGGAGGTGCCGCGTGA
- a CDS encoding Mov34/MPN/PAD-1 family protein → MPAACAKPTGSAAALYVADGYRAWLSQSALAKAARLARAAAPMETGGMLLGHVVDGEAHVVAVTGPGRNVRLARYTFEADRARDNRLVHRVWPRLRYLGDWHTHPGGRPVLSAMDLASIRETLTPDMPAVLELLLAGPPGMESVEVALFTMVRGEDAPLRMTGGGQ, encoded by the coding sequence ATGCCGGCCGCGTGCGCGAAGCCCACGGGGAGTGCAGCCGCTCTGTACGTGGCGGACGGGTACCGGGCTTGGCTGTCCCAGTCCGCCCTGGCGAAGGCGGCCCGCCTGGCGCGCGCCGCCGCGCCGATGGAGACGGGCGGCATGCTGCTGGGGCACGTGGTGGACGGCGAGGCCCACGTCGTCGCGGTGACGGGCCCGGGGCGGAATGTGCGCCTTGCCCGCTACACCTTCGAGGCGGACAGGGCCCGCGACAACCGGCTGGTGCACCGCGTGTGGCCGCGCCTGCGCTACCTGGGCGACTGGCACACGCACCCGGGCGGCCGTCCCGTGCTGTCCGCCATGGACCTCGCCTCCATTCGCGAGACGCTGACGCCGGACATGCCCGCGGTGCTGGAGCTGCTGCTGGCGGGACCGCCGGGCATGGAGTCCGTTGAGGTGGCCCTCTTCACCATGGTTCGAGGCGAGGACGCCCCGCTGCGCATGACGGGAGGTGGCCAGTGA
- a CDS encoding terminase large subunit domain-containing protein, with amino-acid sequence MTKYVPHRPHATQAAFLLLGAVREVLFGGAAGGGKSDALLMAALQYVDVPGYAAVLFRRTYQDLNQPDALIPRSKAWLMGTDAHWDKELHQWSFPAGSVLKFAYLQHADDVYNYQGAAYQFIGFDEATQFTQPMYDYLHGRLRKPESMDVPLRMRGSANPGGIGHEWVKAKFIDVPPSSEVAFVPSKLEDNPSLNKAEYEKSLAAIADPVLRMQLRHGDWNVRPAGKLFRREWFHFVDEVPAGLRWLRYWDLAATEERVGARGKPKNDPDWTAGAKVAVRKLEGGAHELWIRDVRRIRGTPREVEAFIRATAEEDGRAVPIWLEEEGGSSGKNTTYNYTARVLFGFTVRGHRKTGSKVEMWGPVSSQAQAGNVHLLRGAWNNWWVEEAVAAPNPGVHDDGLDAVAGGMAVASAPSSTMRVGSYY; translated from the coding sequence ATGACTAAGTACGTGCCGCACCGGCCGCACGCCACCCAGGCGGCATTCCTCCTGCTGGGCGCGGTGCGCGAGGTGCTCTTCGGTGGGGCCGCAGGCGGCGGCAAGTCCGATGCGCTCCTCATGGCGGCGCTTCAGTACGTCGATGTGCCGGGGTACGCCGCCGTCCTCTTTCGGCGCACGTACCAGGACCTGAACCAGCCTGACGCGCTGATTCCCCGCAGCAAGGCGTGGTTGATGGGGACGGATGCCCACTGGGACAAGGAGCTTCACCAGTGGAGCTTCCCCGCGGGGAGCGTGCTGAAGTTCGCGTACCTTCAGCACGCGGACGACGTCTACAACTACCAGGGCGCGGCGTACCAGTTCATCGGCTTCGACGAGGCGACGCAGTTCACCCAGCCCATGTACGACTACCTTCATGGGCGCCTGCGCAAGCCGGAGTCCATGGATGTGCCGCTGCGCATGCGAGGGAGTGCCAACCCAGGCGGCATTGGCCATGAATGGGTGAAGGCGAAGTTCATCGACGTCCCGCCCAGCAGCGAGGTTGCCTTCGTGCCCTCGAAGCTGGAGGACAACCCCAGCCTCAACAAGGCGGAGTACGAGAAAAGCCTCGCCGCCATCGCAGACCCTGTCCTGCGGATGCAACTCCGCCATGGCGACTGGAACGTCCGCCCGGCAGGCAAGCTGTTCCGCCGCGAGTGGTTCCACTTCGTGGATGAAGTGCCGGCCGGACTGCGGTGGCTGCGCTACTGGGACCTGGCCGCCACCGAGGAGCGTGTGGGGGCGAGGGGCAAGCCCAAGAACGACCCGGACTGGACGGCAGGCGCCAAGGTGGCGGTGCGGAAGCTGGAGGGCGGCGCGCACGAGTTGTGGATACGCGACGTGCGCCGCATCCGCGGCACGCCCCGCGAGGTGGAAGCCTTCATCCGCGCAACGGCTGAGGAGGATGGGCGGGCCGTCCCGATTTGGCTTGAGGAGGAGGGCGGCAGCAGCGGGAAGAACACGACCTACAACTACACCGCGCGCGTCCTTTTCGGCTTCACCGTCCGTGGGCACCGGAAGACGGGAAGCAAGGTGGAGATGTGGGGGCCGGTCAGCTCCCAGGCCCAGGCGGGCAATGTCCACCTGCTGCGCGGTGCATGGAACAACTGGTGGGTGGAAGAAGCCGTCGCCGCTCCGAACCCAGGCGTCCACGACGACGGGCTGGACGCGGTCGCCGGCGGCATGGCGGTGGCGTCCGCCCCCTCCAGCACCATGCGGGTGGGGAGCTACTACTGA
- a CDS encoding terminase small subunit — MASKRRRQSRSSPGPKAPAESSRALTAKQRRFAELYDGNGTEAARQAGYSGSDNVLAQTARGLLRNPHIRKLIDAREGKQVGPRIATREQRQAFWTEVMGDEDEATLARLKASELLGKSQGDFLERVEMAGKGGGPVQAEVKADVKAEVKHVEPDPERIAAIAGILARMGALPAPGSTEPARAADGAAHD; from the coding sequence GTGGCAAGCAAGCGTCGCAGGCAGTCCAGATCCAGCCCTGGCCCGAAGGCCCCCGCTGAGTCCTCGCGGGCGCTGACGGCGAAGCAGCGCCGGTTCGCCGAGTTGTACGACGGCAACGGCACGGAGGCCGCGCGCCAAGCCGGGTACTCAGGCAGTGACAACGTCCTGGCGCAGACTGCCCGGGGGCTCCTCAGAAATCCTCACATTCGCAAACTCATCGACGCGCGCGAAGGGAAGCAGGTCGGCCCCCGAATCGCCACGCGGGAGCAGCGACAGGCATTCTGGACTGAGGTGATGGGGGACGAAGACGAGGCGACGTTGGCTCGCCTCAAGGCGTCGGAACTCCTGGGCAAGAGCCAGGGGGACTTCCTTGAGCGGGTGGAGATGGCCGGCAAGGGCGGCGGTCCCGTCCAGGCGGAGGTGAAGGCCGACGTGAAGGCCGAGGTGAAGCATGTCGAGCCCGACCCCGAGCGGATTGCAGCCATCGCAGGGATTCTCGCCCGAATGGGTGCGCTCCCTGCCCCCGGAAGCACAGAGCCAGCTCGCGCGGCTGATGGAGCCGCGCATGACTAA
- a CDS encoding sigma factor produces MTCAAKPLTDEQRALCLQWEGYALMLAHRHLARARHLRRQDEDVLQEARLAVVRAAQTWNPELGKFCTYVLWWVRSFLGKYDRRGSRVVPLPAGEWVPPREWSLDQPSSAVEDEEADSTRLDLFTHTLGEDGLDAWDSERLMARAAEALMRLRLADLSDRPTSTQRARVRRDVALFLRYRFEGVTLEMLASESGLTTREAVRQIVLRTQPAFDAWAAEVCAESEG; encoded by the coding sequence GTGACGTGCGCAGCAAAGCCCCTCACCGACGAGCAGCGGGCGCTGTGCCTCCAGTGGGAGGGGTATGCCCTCATGCTGGCCCACCGGCACCTCGCGCGGGCCAGACACCTCCGGCGGCAGGACGAGGACGTTTTGCAGGAGGCGAGGCTCGCCGTGGTGAGGGCGGCCCAGACGTGGAATCCGGAGTTGGGGAAGTTCTGCACCTACGTCCTCTGGTGGGTGCGGAGCTTCCTCGGCAAGTACGACAGGCGCGGCTCCCGTGTCGTGCCGCTCCCGGCGGGTGAGTGGGTGCCGCCGCGAGAGTGGAGCCTCGACCAGCCGTCATCAGCGGTGGAGGACGAGGAGGCGGACTCCACGCGGTTGGACCTGTTCACCCACACACTGGGGGAAGACGGCCTGGATGCATGGGACAGCGAACGTCTCATGGCCCGGGCTGCCGAGGCGCTGATGCGTCTCCGCCTCGCGGATCTGAGCGATAGGCCGACAAGCACCCAGCGGGCACGTGTCCGGAGGGACGTCGCCCTCTTCCTTCGTTACCGCTTCGAGGGTGTGACGCTGGAGATGCTCGCGTCCGAGTCCGGGCTCACCACACGCGAAGCTGTCCGGCAAATCGTGCTGCGAACCCAGCCTGCCTTTGACGCTTGGGCCGCCGAGGTATGCGCGGAATCGGAGGGGTAG
- a CDS encoding DNA adenine methylase, protein MTTPCVPLRAPFPWFGGKSRAAHLVWAAFGDVANYVEPFAGSLAVLLARPTAPGVETVNDLDCYLANFWRALAAAPDEVAHHADWPVNEADLHARHRWLVAQVEFRQRMRQDAEYFDARVAGWWVWGLCQWIGSGWCAQPSWEAQDAAGSEKTCGIATSEYSKRPMLDKPGRGVHQLAVRGKATSEHEQRPHLTDGIGVHAQRLRDLGRASEWGKRPSLGRGGRGVHGLSNQMPLVRGDGGASGMGIHATGKQGGLHTWMQALADRLRYVRVCCGDWSRILSPNVTERIGVTGVLLDPPYSDAAGRDPSIYAEEYLQVAHRVREWAVANGDNPRLRIALCGYEGAHEMPASWRCVAWKAPGGYAAARGNHENALRERIWLSPGCLAPAEDPLHGLPLARVSGGPR, encoded by the coding sequence ATGACCACACCCTGCGTTCCGCTCCGAGCTCCCTTCCCCTGGTTTGGCGGGAAGAGCCGCGCGGCCCACCTCGTGTGGGCCGCCTTCGGCGACGTGGCCAACTACGTGGAGCCTTTCGCCGGAAGCCTCGCCGTCCTGCTGGCCCGGCCCACCGCGCCGGGCGTGGAGACCGTCAACGACCTGGACTGCTACCTCGCCAACTTCTGGCGGGCGCTCGCGGCGGCACCGGACGAGGTAGCTCACCACGCGGACTGGCCCGTCAACGAGGCGGACCTGCACGCCCGGCACCGGTGGCTGGTGGCGCAGGTGGAGTTCCGCCAGCGCATGCGGCAGGACGCCGAGTACTTCGACGCGCGCGTCGCCGGGTGGTGGGTATGGGGGCTCTGCCAGTGGATTGGCAGCGGCTGGTGCGCCCAGCCCTCCTGGGAGGCACAGGACGCCGCCGGCTCCGAGAAGACGTGCGGCATCGCCACGTCCGAGTACTCGAAGCGGCCGATGCTCGACAAGCCGGGCCGGGGCGTCCACCAGCTTGCCGTGCGCGGAAAGGCCACGTCCGAGCACGAGCAGCGCCCACACCTGACGGACGGCATCGGAGTGCACGCGCAGCGCCTGCGTGACCTGGGGCGCGCGTCGGAGTGGGGCAAGCGCCCGAGCCTGGGCCGCGGTGGGCGGGGCGTGCATGGCCTGTCGAACCAGATGCCCCTGGTGAGGGGCGACGGTGGCGCGTCGGGCATGGGCATCCACGCCACCGGGAAGCAGGGCGGGCTCCATACGTGGATGCAGGCCCTAGCGGACCGGCTGCGCTACGTGCGCGTCTGCTGTGGAGACTGGAGCCGCATCCTCTCGCCCAACGTCACGGAGCGCATCGGCGTGACGGGCGTGCTGCTGGACCCGCCGTACTCCGACGCCGCGGGGCGCGACCCCAGCATCTACGCCGAAGAGTACCTGCAGGTGGCCCACCGCGTGCGCGAGTGGGCAGTGGCGAACGGGGACAACCCGCGCCTGCGCATCGCCCTGTGTGGTTACGAGGGCGCGCACGAGATGCCCGCGTCCTGGCGCTGCGTCGCGTGGAAGGCGCCGGGCGGGTACGCGGCCGCGCGGGGGAACCACGAGAACGCCCTGCGCGAGCGCATCTGGCTCAGCCCTGGCTGCCTGGCCCCGGCGGAGGACCCGCTCCACGGGCTTCCGCTGGCTCGCGTTTCCGGAGGTCCTCGATGA
- a CDS encoding DNA cytosine methyltransferase gives MSCATHHEFTVGYLFCGSGPGSMGHDMATVEVAGRTASWRNLGGVDFDAKCCEDFTYLTGAPSLCADIATLTPEELRAFWGSDAPDMTKWSPPCKGASKLLPAEMAASAKYQDMNQLMFHAAKLVLAAYPERDNRPRLIVVENVPSFRTRCRDVLGKTIRLLRAAGYEVNVTTHDLGQEGGLAQSRERFTLSARDSRRCPVQVALPPYQGLRGVGEVLAPLPWPDDPRAGRMHRLPRVSWLNAVRLALIPPGGDWRDLPKRGHVVETLQQRGLWPTGMDTAAFRAMVEEQLGNPVEASQKRREVHRRHPVQAWAAPSPTVSGPGGAGLCAVEDPRPLEALGYGKDGRFTNQYRVGDWADPAHCVTGVTSMTAGAPSAADPRPLEALAMRKDARPGAAGVLHWTRPSATVIATSWVSGGSSPVSVADPRALELLGLGQTADGAGSYAGRPGLFGVGDWRAPSPTVTGKATVSGGNAQASVADERVERLGLGCHGRNGFYGVIGWDTTAGTITGSMQLDNGSCSVADPRLPHPRVAIDIRLALQLLAEGWEPLKGTLAPAILSPLSGCWHRPLTTLELAVLQGLPHVHRGAPLVLAGNSDSVWREHIGNAIPVGGALAWGRVLLESLLRSELGEGWALRGDYWFDAPVPNEGYAA, from the coding sequence ATGAGCTGCGCCACCCACCACGAGTTCACCGTCGGCTACCTCTTCTGTGGCTCTGGGCCCGGGTCGATGGGCCACGACATGGCCACCGTCGAAGTGGCGGGCCGCACCGCCTCCTGGCGCAACCTGGGCGGCGTCGACTTCGACGCGAAGTGCTGCGAGGACTTCACGTACCTGACGGGCGCGCCGTCCCTCTGCGCGGACATCGCGACTCTGACGCCGGAGGAACTGCGGGCCTTCTGGGGCTCCGACGCGCCGGACATGACGAAGTGGAGCCCACCGTGCAAGGGCGCCTCGAAGCTGCTGCCGGCGGAGATGGCCGCCAGCGCGAAGTACCAGGACATGAACCAGCTCATGTTCCACGCGGCGAAGCTGGTGCTCGCGGCGTACCCGGAGCGGGACAACCGTCCGCGGCTCATCGTCGTGGAGAACGTGCCCAGCTTCCGCACGCGCTGCCGGGACGTGCTGGGAAAGACGATTCGCCTCCTGCGCGCGGCAGGTTACGAGGTGAACGTCACCACGCACGACCTCGGCCAGGAGGGTGGGCTGGCGCAGTCGCGTGAGCGCTTCACCCTGTCTGCCCGGGACTCGCGCCGCTGCCCAGTGCAGGTGGCGCTGCCTCCCTACCAGGGACTTCGCGGCGTGGGCGAGGTCCTGGCCCCGCTGCCGTGGCCGGATGACCCGCGCGCAGGCCGTATGCACCGCCTGCCTCGTGTCTCGTGGCTGAACGCGGTGCGCCTGGCGCTCATCCCCCCGGGCGGCGACTGGCGGGACTTGCCCAAGCGCGGGCACGTGGTGGAGACGCTCCAGCAGCGCGGACTGTGGCCGACGGGCATGGACACGGCTGCCTTCCGCGCGATGGTGGAGGAACAGCTCGGCAATCCCGTCGAGGCCTCGCAGAAGCGGCGGGAGGTCCACCGCCGACACCCCGTCCAGGCATGGGCGGCGCCGTCGCCCACCGTGTCCGGGCCGGGCGGCGCGGGCCTGTGCGCCGTCGAGGACCCGCGCCCCCTGGAGGCACTGGGCTACGGGAAGGACGGTCGCTTCACGAACCAGTACCGCGTGGGCGACTGGGCGGACCCCGCCCACTGCGTCACCGGTGTGACGTCGATGACGGCTGGTGCGCCTTCCGCGGCTGACCCTCGCCCGCTGGAAGCCCTGGCGATGCGCAAGGACGCCCGACCAGGCGCCGCCGGGGTGCTGCACTGGACCCGGCCCTCGGCCACCGTCATCGCCACGTCCTGGGTGTCCGGGGGCAGTTCTCCGGTGTCTGTGGCCGACCCGCGCGCGCTTGAGTTGCTCGGCCTGGGGCAGACGGCGGACGGAGCTGGAAGCTACGCCGGCCGTCCGGGCCTGTTCGGTGTCGGGGACTGGCGGGCGCCGAGCCCGACGGTGACGGGCAAGGCCACGGTGAGCGGGGGCAACGCGCAGGCCTCGGTGGCCGACGAGCGTGTGGAGCGCCTGGGCCTGGGATGCCACGGGCGCAACGGCTTCTACGGCGTCATCGGCTGGGACACCACCGCCGGCACCATCACCGGGAGCATGCAACTCGACAACGGCTCGTGCTCGGTGGCGGACCCGCGTCTGCCCCACCCGCGCGTGGCCATCGACATCCGCTTGGCGCTCCAACTCCTGGCCGAGGGCTGGGAGCCACTGAAGGGGACGCTGGCGCCGGCCATCCTCTCTCCGCTGTCGGGCTGCTGGCACCGGCCCCTCACCACGCTGGAGTTGGCCGTCCTCCAGGGACTGCCGCACGTCCACCGGGGCGCGCCCCTGGTGCTGGCGGGCAACAGCGACAGCGTGTGGAGGGAGCACATCGGCAACGCCATCCCCGTGGGTGGTGCGCTGGCCTGGGGCAGGGTGCTGCTGGAGTCCCTGCTGCGCTCCGAACTCGGGGAGGGCTGGGCGTTGCGCGGGGACTACTGGTTCGACGCGCCCGTACCGAACGAGGGGTACGCGGCATGA
- a CDS encoding DUF1643 domain-containing protein, with product MSCRYLDAGADISACGLYRYRLWRTWAEGSDVRRVLFVMLNPSTANGTQDDPTLRRCVGFAQSWGFGALTVCNLFAFRATDPGELLVRGVDRVGPENDAALVRASSDAHLVVAAWGAFRGTTHRAPAVLSALRQRHAVHALGLTRGGDPKHPLYLPGHLTPVPWMESLS from the coding sequence ATGAGCTGCCGCTACCTGGATGCTGGCGCCGACATCAGCGCGTGCGGCCTGTATCGCTACCGCCTCTGGCGCACCTGGGCGGAGGGCTCGGACGTGCGCCGCGTGCTCTTCGTCATGCTCAATCCGAGCACCGCGAATGGCACCCAGGATGACCCGACGCTGCGCCGCTGCGTGGGCTTCGCCCAGTCCTGGGGCTTCGGCGCGCTCACCGTCTGCAACCTGTTCGCCTTCCGCGCCACGGACCCTGGAGAGCTGCTGGTGCGCGGCGTGGACCGCGTCGGCCCGGAGAACGATGCCGCCCTGGTCCGTGCCTCGTCGGATGCTCACCTGGTGGTCGCCGCGTGGGGCGCCTTCCGCGGCACCACCCACCGTGCCCCGGCCGTGCTCTCGGCACTGCGGCAGCGCCACGCTGTCCACGCGCTGGGGCTCACCAGGGGAGGGGACCCGAAGCACCCGCTCTACCTGCCCGGTCACCTCACGCCGGTGCCGTGGATGGAGTCCCTCTCTTGA
- a CDS encoding LexA family protein — MTPCPDPRPRRRRPELERGNVSIEPLTPRQKEVAALILVMTKERGFPPTVRELAARLGVASTNGVNDLLTALERKRRLTRESKAARSLLLTASGTEAAEKYLRDTATTDVEEGATP; from the coding sequence ATGACTCCATGTCCAGACCCTCGTCCGCGTCGCCGCCGCCCGGAACTTGAGCGCGGCAATGTCTCCATCGAGCCGCTGACTCCACGGCAGAAGGAAGTGGCGGCCCTCATCCTCGTCATGACGAAGGAGCGCGGCTTCCCGCCCACGGTGCGCGAGCTGGCCGCCCGTCTGGGCGTCGCCTCCACCAACGGCGTCAATGACTTGCTGACGGCGCTGGAGCGCAAGCGCCGCCTCACCCGCGAGTCGAAGGCGGCGCGCTCTCTGCTGCTCACCGCGTCTGGCACCGAGGCCGCGGAGAAGTACCTGCGCGACACCGCCACCACCGATGTCGAGGAAGGAGCCACGCCGTGA
- the dbpB gene encoding DGQHR domain-containing protein DpdB, whose translation MSTALRIALVGCGKAKRAHAAPARDLYTGTLFRAHLAEAEASCQHVFVVSALHGLVAHAAQVEPYDVTLASMARSERDAWGRRVVEALARIYPADSVELHVYAGAAYVAPLRAALEESPREGWTLVEPLKGATQGARLRVLSEARRAREATRAAPPAKVLRVAALRVEQSPGRHLYLFSVDGKRVPEFATVSRVRRADGQLTGYQRPEVLSHIAAIREYLESASPLVPNAVVLAFDSRVRFEELAPGAEHGHLVIPLEGEERAPGFIVDGQQRLAAVRDALVAAFRLACVAFITDSSGEQAEQFILVNRTRPLPAGLIHELLPTTHGALPAALETKRLPAALVERLNQDAASPLRGLVVTVTNPLRTGRTPAAWRGRTALLKDTSLLKSLEYSLSDGALYSREPQDVDAMVRLVSAWWSAVRATWPEAWGKHPSESRLFHGAGVTALGLLMDGAVDELRRCGEELTEELFRRELALVAADCAWAKGAWDFPAPTGRREWKGIQNTPNDVRLLTQHLTTLYRERCRSREDRRHTRKAGAA comes from the coding sequence ATGAGCACGGCCCTTCGCATCGCGCTCGTGGGGTGTGGCAAGGCGAAGCGTGCGCATGCCGCGCCCGCCCGCGACCTCTACACCGGGACCCTGTTCCGCGCTCACCTCGCGGAGGCGGAGGCGTCATGCCAGCACGTCTTCGTCGTGTCGGCGCTCCACGGGCTGGTGGCGCATGCCGCCCAGGTAGAGCCCTACGACGTCACTCTGGCCAGCATGGCCCGCTCCGAGCGTGATGCCTGGGGCAGGCGAGTGGTGGAGGCGCTGGCTCGCATCTACCCGGCCGACTCCGTGGAGTTGCACGTCTACGCCGGGGCCGCCTACGTGGCGCCGCTCCGTGCTGCCCTGGAAGAGTCACCCCGCGAGGGCTGGACGCTGGTGGAGCCTCTCAAGGGCGCTACCCAGGGCGCACGGCTGCGCGTGCTGTCTGAGGCTCGCCGCGCCCGCGAGGCAACTCGGGCTGCGCCGCCGGCCAAGGTTCTGCGCGTCGCGGCGCTTCGCGTGGAGCAGTCCCCTGGGCGGCACCTCTACCTGTTCTCGGTAGACGGCAAGAGGGTGCCCGAGTTCGCGACGGTGTCCCGCGTTCGCCGGGCCGACGGACAACTCACCGGCTACCAACGGCCCGAGGTGCTGAGCCACATCGCGGCTATCCGCGAGTACCTGGAGAGCGCGTCGCCGCTGGTGCCCAACGCCGTGGTGCTGGCCTTCGACTCGCGCGTCCGCTTCGAGGAACTCGCGCCAGGAGCGGAGCATGGGCACCTCGTCATCCCCTTGGAGGGGGAGGAGCGCGCACCCGGCTTCATCGTGGATGGCCAGCAGCGCCTGGCCGCCGTGCGCGACGCGTTGGTGGCGGCCTTCCGCCTCGCGTGCGTCGCGTTCATCACCGACAGCTCCGGCGAGCAGGCCGAGCAGTTCATTCTCGTCAACCGGACGCGGCCACTCCCCGCCGGGCTCATCCACGAGTTGCTGCCCACGACGCACGGCGCACTTCCCGCCGCGCTGGAGACGAAGCGGCTCCCCGCCGCGCTGGTGGAGCGCCTCAACCAGGATGCGGCCAGTCCGCTGCGAGGACTCGTCGTCACCGTCACCAACCCCCTGCGCACCGGCCGCACGCCTGCGGCGTGGCGTGGCCGGACGGCCCTCCTCAAGGACACCAGCCTCCTCAAGTCCCTGGAGTACAGCCTCTCCGACGGGGCGCTCTACAGCCGCGAGCCGCAGGACGTGGACGCAATGGTGCGGCTGGTGAGTGCGTGGTGGTCCGCCGTGCGCGCCACCTGGCCGGAGGCGTGGGGCAAGCACCCCAGCGAGTCGCGACTCTTCCATGGCGCGGGCGTGACGGCCCTGGGCCTGCTCATGGATGGCGCGGTGGATGAGCTGCGCCGCTGCGGCGAGGAACTCACCGAAGAGTTGTTCCGCCGCGAGCTCGCCCTGGTGGCGGCGGATTGTGCGTGGGCGAAGGGGGCCTGGGACTTCCCGGCGCCCACCGGTCGGCGCGAGTGGAAGGGCATTCAGAACACCCCCAACGACGTGCGGCTGCTCACCCAGCACCTGACGACGCTCTACCGCGAGCGTTGCCGGAGCCGTGAGGACCGCCGTCACACCCGAAAGGCAGGTGCCGCATGA